CCTTTATTTAGTAATGTGCAATCCATCAAGCACATTCCCAGTTGTTATGTGTTGTGAACATTTTGCAACAGTTGACATGTGAAAAATCTGGCTTATATTGGTGAAATATCTTCAGAAATGTCTTTGTACTTTCCCCTCTAGATGAGATatccatttttttctgtattccaCATCTAGAAATATATGTCCTGCATAATACAGTTCTTATTTCTGTACCCTACCTCACTGTGATCTTGACATGTGCTACAAGAACAGGCTTCTGATCACTTCTTCCATATGGCATGGAGCTATTGTCCAGAAGTACAAACTTTCTTCTGTATAATAACTGTTATTTCTATTCTTGTCACCAAATCTGCTATGGCCAGGATTTGGAAATGAGCTTGCTCAGTGTGGCCTCATAAATTCTAAGTATCATCATTCAAgttagaaataataaaatagttattgAATCTCAAATTGACTCCTTAGGGGCATAGGAAACTACAGTAGTGCCATGAATCTGTGTCTTCATTCATTGATGTTTAAAGTGAGAGTCATCTCCGGCACTTCAGAAATTCTAGACAGCATTTTTCAGTAAAATGTACATAAAGATCACAGAgtggcagaaaaaaaccccaacaaaataaaaccacatcAGAAACCCTTAAAGTCAAACACTTACATGAAACTGTTCTTGTGTGCAAAATGATACTGCATGCCCCACTGATTTGTGATCACACTGATAGAACTTTACAGTGAGATATTAAGTCCAGAGACTTCTGTCTGTCGTCCTCTGTTTTGTCTGTCAGTTTGTTCGTTTTCCCATTCTTTTGAAAGAACTTTATAAAAAGTCTGAAAAGTAAATCAAGCCTGTGTTTCCACACAGCAAGAGTTCTGCTAGAGCAGCAGGGAACACTCCCTGTTAAGAAAGAAGATGTTATTGTGGCATGTTTATATCCCTGCAGATTAGCAGTCTGTATTGTCTACTTAAATTCTTGCACTTAAAATCTTAAATTCTGATGAAACAAAGGATTTGATTTAGTAGATCATCACCTTCTTGATTCAGGGCAGAGGTGGTATAAGTTAGGTATAAGGGGAGGTATAAGTTAGACCTGAGTGCTCCCAGGGTCACAGGATGCTGATAATATGATACAGTATTTTTTGCACTGATGCTTTGTCCTTGTTTTATTACATGCCAACATTTCAGGCCAACCACTGCTTGTAACAATGAGCCTTAAGCCTGGAAAATGCTTACATTCTTTAGCCACAAgtctaattaaaaaaacccaaattccaATGTTGTTGGagtcttgtttgtttgtttgtttgtttgcaagCCTAGCAGTGTAAACTAATACTTTGTAACATGGCTGaattctggtttggttttttgagcTGCAGCTTCAGTTGGGAACAGCGCATAAGCAATGTAGGGTATCCATCCATATGTGCTAACAAATGGCTTGAAGTGATAGAAGTAACTCTGGGAATAACTCAGATAAATGTCTAATGGAGATACATTGTATACCATCAGCAACATGTGAAAGGCAATTTTAGTCTTGTGTTTTACAATGCCCTTCACTGCAGTTGAAGCCAATATCTAGGAAGCCTCCTTAAGAACAATCACTGTTACCATTTAAGGCTGAACTTCTCTATACCTGTATCTTTGGCTCCGCTTAGCACAGACGCTCTGGTTAACATTGTTTGCTTAATTCTCACACTCTTTTGTCTCTGACTTCCCTCCAACAGACATCTCAGCCAAGCCCTGGTGGTCAGTCTACATGCAGCAGCGAACAGTCCCCCATCAGCAACTATTCCAACAATGGGATCGAGCTTTCTCTGACCGGTGGTGGTAGTGTAGGAGACCTCAGTGTCATCGATGAAACCCCAATCATGGACTCTACCATTTCCACAGCCACCACAGCACTTGGCTTACAAGCCAGGAGGAACATGACAGGGACCAAATGGATGGAGCAAGTGAAATTAGAAAGGTTGAAACAAGTTAATGGAATGCTTCCAAGACTGAACCCCGTTCCACCTTCCAAAGCCCCAACCTTGCCGCCTCTCATAGGAAATGGTGAGATACACATAAGAGGAGTGATAACGCTTTTTGTCCTTAATCTTGTTGCTTGCTAGCTCAATCTTGCAACTCTTGCAGGAGTTGCACAGCTCAGGAAACTCAGCAGCTGTGAAATGGTTTGTAAATTGATCACTTTCTGTTTGTTCCCTCATTGTAAGTTCTTCTACCCACACCCTCTTAGATGTCTGATAGTCCTGTGTCATACAGAACAGGAGCCCGTGAGGGAGCCATGGATCACATTTTAAATATTCCCTACAGGTAGAGGTTCTGACCCAAGATCACCATAATTCTGTCCTGTTTTGAGACAAGGTAGAAGAAATAAATACCTGTTAGTTTACTGTATGGAAGTCTTTCTGTTGAGCCTTTGCAAGGCAGCCTTTGCAGAGATTTGGTGGGCTTCCCTTTAAATAACTTGTTCCTACACATAGAAGAAATCATAGGTACAGGTGCTACTGCAGCAGAGGGCAGATATCCATGAATGGGAGCAAGGCAAGGTTGAACTCTGAAGATCCCCAGTTGTTTTCCTCCAAAGAGCTGCTCATCACCAAAATAGATGTTGCTGCTGCCCCTACTTTGCCTACAGCATGCCTGTAGGTTTCTGGGCTCcacccagcagtgacagcccaGGTTTTGTGAGACCCATTCAATCAAAAGAAACTATGTAAAATTAAGAAATGTATCCTGTTTacttaaaaccaaaacaaaacaaaacaaggaaacCAGCAAAGATGTTTTGCAGTTGTTAGGAGTTATTTCAAGAATATTTCAAGAAGTATTAGAAATGACCTTGAATAGCCTCCAATTTGTATATTTTGCCATTCCATGCAAATGCCTGTTCAATTATATTTTGCCTATAAAAAGCTCCCTTACGAATGTGTCCTCCTGGCACATCAGCCAGCATAGCTGCACTGCAGGCTGGAGTACTGCACCAGCTGATGACAGTTTGTGGCTATGGGCTATAAATTTTCTGCTGGGATTCACACTGAAATGTTACCCTTGAGTCTCCGAATTAGCTTTTAACCTAAGGACACAGTTTTTATCCCTACTTCTTGCAAGAAAGAGCACTGCTGTAATTGGCTGTGATGATGTTCTTCCTCTATACTCCACTTACATCTTTACTGTGTGTTTTCTCACCAGTTTCTGGATAATACCTCTTAGTTTAACTGTGAATTTTACCCGCAGGTACCCAGTCgaacagcagctgcagtgtcGGAGGATCCATGACTATTCTGCCAAACAGGAATGAACTCTCAAGTACGGACATCACTGTGTTGAACATGCTGAACAGGAGGGACAGCAATACCAGCACAATCAGTTCAGCCTACCTGAGCAGCCGCAGGTCCTCTGGAATCTCACCTTGCTTCTCCAGCCGGAGGTCCAGCGATGCCTCCCAGGCGGAGGGAAGACCGCAGAACGTGAGCGTTGCAGACTCCTACGACCCCATCTCAACGGATGCCTCCCGGCGCTCCAGTGAAGCGAGCCAGTGTGATGACCTGCCAAGTCTTCTCAGCCTCACCCCAGCCCAGCAATACAGGCTGAAAGCTAAATATGCAGCAGCTACTGGTGGACCCCCACCGACTCCACTGCCTAACATGGAGAGGATGAGCCTCAAGACAAGGATGGCACTCTTGGGTGATTGCAGGGAGTCTGGAGTATCTCCACTGCCTCCAGTGAATGTCCCTCGAAGATGTAGTGATGGTGGGGCAAATGGTTACAGCAGGAGGCATTTTCTGTCTCACGAAGCTTTAGGAAATGGGACAAGGAGAGCCAGTGATCCAGTCAGAATGGCCTCCGACAACCTCTCTGGCCCGAGGGTCCAGCGTTTCAACAGTCTTAATAGCTTTAACACTCCTGCTTTGCCTCCATCCATGGAAAAGCGCAACCTTGTTCTTCAGAACTACACCCGTTCTGAGGGTGGCGTCTTCCGCAGCTTCAGCTCCCCGTGTCCTCCGAGCATCAGCGAGAACGTCGCCCTGGAGGCTGCTACAATGGAAGCAGGTAGCAGTCTGAACGATGAGGATCTCCTGCCAGATGACGTGGTCCAGTATCTGAACTCCCAGAACCAGGGCATGTACGACCATTTGTTGAACAATGTCCTAGATAGCAACAAAATGCATCACAGCTCAGTTTCAGGAAACAATTCCAGCAACTTTGACCAAGCCCCTCCACCAAGCAGTCAGCAGGCAGGTCCCGAGGCAAATAAGAGCGACTTGCCCATCCAGTGGAATGAAGTAAGCTCAGGAAGTTCTGACTTGTCTCCTTCAAAGCTGAAATGTGGTCAGCGGTCAGCAGTGCAGCAGGCTCGGGCCTTCAGACTGCATAACAACATGATGGTTCAGCAGCAGAACCTGGAGAGAAGCAACATGGCCCAGCAGAATGGCTATGGGAACCTGATGGAGAACAACACTTCCTACAGTTTACAGCAAAATATGACTCTTGGCAGCGGAGCTGGGAATTCTTTCAGTGTGCAGTCCAACAAGCCTTACAGCGAAAGCATGGGCAGGCAAGCAATGATGTCTGGTGTGACAAACAATTCCTGTGGCATGGCAGTGCAAGGGCAGAAGCTGAGAATCAGCAACATGCCAGTGAATGGGAACCAGCAAAATTTCAGCCATCCCCTGGCATCCAGCGATCAAACCACCAGTATGGCAAATGGGATACAGGACAGGAATATGATGGAACAGGAATATTTGCAAAGCCAGCCAGTCGGAGAAGGTGTTCGTTACCAGGGAGTCAGTCAATCTGGTCAAATGATGCTAGGGCAGGTTAGTCCTACCTCACAAGGCAGCCTGTATCAAGGGCCACAGAGCTGTCCACTGGTGTCTCACACCATTGGTAGCCAGCCTTCAGGTTTGTCAGTGGCCAAAAGTTACCAATCATGCTCGAATTACAGCAGCAACAGACGGCAAAACATGTTGAGAAACAACCTGTCGCAACAGCAAAGACACGTAGGTGATGGCAACCAGACGTACAGGGTAAACACCATCAAGATGGAAATGCAAGGTCAATCACAGCAGTTCTGCTCCAACATGCAGAATTACTCTGGTCAGTTGTATGACCAAACCATGGGCTTTAGCCACCAAGCTATGAAAACAGGTTCTTTCTTTGGTTCAGAAgccagctgcctgctgcaggggaCTGCAACTGAAAACTCATCTGAACTTCTTTCCCCGGGGGCTAACCAAGTGTCAAGCACAGTTGACAGCATTGACAACAACAGTCTAGAGGGTGTGCAGATAGATTTTGATGCTATCATAGATGATGGGGACCATGTCAGCTTGATTTCGGGAGCCCTGAGCCCAAGTATCATTCAAAATGTCTCCCGCAATTCCTCACGCCTCACCACTCCCCAAACATCTCTTACATTCCCAGCTATGCCTGTAAGCACAACCAACATGGCTATTGGGGACATGAGCTCTTTGTTGACCTCACTTGCAGAAGAAAGCAAGTTTCTTGCTGTTATGCAATAgacataaaaaacaaaaaacacttaGGAGAtaacagatggaaaaaaaaaagactcatATTTTTTAGTTGTGTATGTATTTTAGCAATCTCATCTCACCTAAATGGGATGTGTTTCAAGTATATTCCTTTTATGGAATAAGGACTCTGAAAACCCTAAAGTGTTCTAGGGAGAAACTGTCTTCCATTTCAGTTTTGAATCAGTATTGCTACGCCCATTccctccctttctctcttttctctctctctcttgtgcCCTTTTCAAATGTCTGTatgcttcttttatttttcatttgttttttacCTGTAAACCAATGTAAACGTGTGAAGTGCatgttgtggggttttctttcttttgttttgctttggggtttttttttgtaaagaaaGGCCTGATGAAATGACAATTTTCTGTTACTCAAATGAATCCAGACCTTGTAAAACTGTTGCAATTTTTCCTCTTGAACCTATAACCAGGCACAATGTGAAGTGAGCATACAGTGATGAAATCCTCTCTGGATGCATTGGACCCATCACACTGAGGTGGAAAACCAGCCTAGAAATGCACTGCCATGCTACTCCTGGGCTGCAGTTTCAGAGACACGGAGCACAAAAAGTTGGGAGGTTCAAGCAGATAAGAAATGTAAAAATCATCAGCCCTTTGATGTCTAGCAGAAGCTTATGGTTTTTGTAAACCCACACAGAGATAGCTGTCACTGCCTTGAATAACAGTTCTGAGATTGTGTCATGTTCAGCCTATttcagaggaaggagaggacCAGAAAGCTGTTCGTAGTCCAGCTCTCATCTTTTGCAGAATTTGGTATTCTGGTGTTCAGCCTTCTTTTTTAAATGACTGAATAGCAAAATTATGGGTGCGTATAGTGACTTGGGTAGTCTACAGTCTTCTCATTGCATATCACATTTGTGGAGGTACAGTCAGGGTCTTAGGAAGTATTTCATACAATGAAATAACAAAATTGCAGTATTTCACACTGgggaattccttttttttttttttaatgcaaattgTTGAGGTGTAACTTGCTGAGCCACTGGTTCTTATTTGCTGGAAGAACTGTGTGTAATTCCCCTGTAGCCCAGACAGCTCCATGGATACATAGAGCTTCAAAAGCATCATGAGCAAGTCATGTAAAAGAAGTAGAAAATGAATGGCTGGCCCAGTTCTCAGACTAGCCAAATAAATCAAAGCAGTTGCAAGCAATCTGATAATCTTAAATGTTTTTCCACTGTGTCCAGGCtttacaaaattaaattaaaactgcCATTAAAAATAGCAAAGAAACAAGGGGAACAGCAAGTATTCACAGATCACAGACTATTCTGATCTGGAATTATTATCAGGTCCAACTCTTCAGTGAATGGCCTGTATGAGGATCAAACCCACAACTTTGATGCTATTAGCACCATGCTCTAACCAACTGAGTTGTCTGGCAACTAATCAAAGCTCTGAAAGACCAACCCagcttctttctctctctcttggtGACACCATGTGCAGTTAATTTCCAAGCAAACCAGTGGGTCAATGCCCAGGGTCAGTCACACTGGCAAAAAATTGAAAGCAGTGCACTGTGATCATTAAGCTGCTCACTGGTAGAGGTGAATGGCATTTTCTCTGTGAGCACTGGCTTGTTtttggctctgctgggctccatGTCTGCACCCATGAGTACACAGTGCTCCTGAGTGAATAGCCTGCTGTGGGGAACAATCATGGTTTAAATTCACCCACTCCTAGAAGCTGTATGGAGTTCCAACCCTCGAAGACTTCTCAGTTAAATCCCAATAGCGAAGTCCTACTATGGGATGTAGATTGTGCAGGCACCTACAGTCATGGGTTTGATGTCTATGAGGAGCTGATGTTATAGTAGACACACAGCAAGATGAGGGAGCGTAGTCAGTTTTGAAATACAGACAAACTTTACCCCAGTCAAAATCAGAAGGTGACTTCTGTAGGCTAGAAAACCAACTGTAAAAGAAAAGGTGAAATACCAGCTGATTCAGGACATGGCATTTGAGAAAATGTGGAGGAATTGAATCTCAGTGAAGCTGTCAGATAACATTTATCTGTTAACAGCTGTTGGAATCAGAGCATGAATGTATAAATCAGTAGGAAAACATCATAGGAATTTGGTGCAAGGGCCATGTTTGAGTTTATCACAGCACGCACCAAGAGATTTGCACTGTGAGCTGGAATGTCAGAAATCAAGACAAATGTAAATGTCCTACACCTTTTATCATTACCTAGTTCCTGTCTTTCTTGTTATGTTTAGCCAGCATTTCTTTCTTACCCTGTCCCATGCACACATATTCACTCATCCTGCACTCTTCCCTTTGACACTTCCCCTCCCagcttccctgccctgcccagctatCACAGCCTGCCTGCCGTGCTCCTTGGGCTGCcgggcagctgggcacagctcaccATGGCCAGTGACTGCATTGCTGTGCCAGTGGGAGgaagctgctccctgctgcccaaAGGGCCTGCAGAGACCTGCTGCCTGTACACAGCCATTGtcgctgctgtgctgctgggacaaGAAGGGATGCATCCCTCTGGGCAGGGCAAGGGATGTTccaagggctgtgctgtgcattgcagtgctgggatacagcccacagccctgcagagaagcagcactATAGGCATGAGGGAAGGCTGTGCTGGATGTGTTTCAGATAGCTCTCAGTAACCAATCCTGGCTGTTTATTAGAGCTATCAATTACATGTTTATAAACAATTTCAACAGGGAGACTTATGACCAGCCTGGGAGTAGGTGGCTTGGGAGAGAAGTCTTTTATTGTAATGGAAccaatacattaaaaaaaccccaaacatccccAACTATTTTTTAAACTCAATTTTCCAGTTCATAATTGTATCTGCTGGTGCAATTGATGCTGGGAAGCTATTAACAGATGTGATCCATCAGAGCTTAGAAGGAGCCATTCATATTGCTCCAGGCTAAAAGGCACTGTTTGAGTAGCCAGTTTGCCTTCCTGGATTTGACAAACCTTTGTCACTCACTTAGCCTTGTCTTGGGCCAACAGTGTGTCTTGGCAGAAACCACATGCTCAAGAAAGGCATCCCATTTGATTTGGCAAAGCTGAAGAATCAGAGACTCCACTGTGTCCTTGGGGAGTTTGTGCAAAGGATTTATCATTTTCATCATTAAGTGTATGTGCCACTTCTGTTCATGTATCACTTCAGCTTTTAGTGTTTTCTCACGCTTTTCTGTTTTACACTAAAGAGCCTGGTTTTGGTACCTGTGAGGGTAGCAATACATCACAGCCCAGCTATCTTGGGTCTTTTTGATAAGGTAGACTTTGGTTCTGTTTTGATAAGGTAGACTGGTCTCTCTGAACATGGCACTGTTACACTGGACACCAGCTTTCACTTGTCAGCCTCCTTCTCAACATGTGGCAGTCTGGGGAAAGTCCCATCTACACTGGTGGGATGAGTTACTAGCACCCCTCTACTCTTCCAGTTACAGAGTTGTTTTTGTGTATGTGGCACATCAGTTGATATTTGCATAGCTGTTGGAAACCCACTGCTCACCCAAGAGTACAGGAAAATGCACAAAATATCATGAATGCTCTATTGTTAGAGCATTGCAGCATAGGTCTAAATCACCATTTCTTGTAATGGCTCTGTGAGGGTCTTCCATATGCATCTCTGTCGGCCTTGGGCACACCAGTAACACTCAGCCTGCCTGAAGTGTGTGTGTTTCCCCACACAGTTTCGCTTTTCACAAAGTGGAAGTTGCCAGTGAAGAGTTTATCTGTCAGCCACGTGCAGGTGACGGAAAGGTGTGTTTGCAGTAAAGTCATTGGGCTTCCACGTGGGAGTGAAATGGTCCCACACATCCACACGTGGCAGGTGATGTTATTCTCTCCTTGGGGAATGGCCCCACGTGGTACGTGCATTAAGGTGCTGGCTGGCTGCTGACTTCCCATCACTGATTCCCCCCTCCTCAGTGGGATGACTGGTCAGCTCGCCCAGGCCTGTCCCTCCATGGCTTGTCCTCCTGGACAGCAGTGTTTATATTCCCACAATGTATGTGCCTTATTTTGTGTTGACCCTGTGAAAGAGAGGGACCAGGATGTGTTGCCAAATTTTCCTGATGAGGCTGTACTTGCCATTGAGCTAATAGCACATACCACTGTTAATAGTGTCCAAAACATCTTGTAAACCTCTGGTATTCATGTGTTATTGTCCTTGGATTGGTGGAATGTCTCCTATGGAACAGTTACTGTTGTCAGTCCTGCAGATGTGTAAGATAAAAAAAgtgttgcttttttaaaatttttttaaatttttttttataaagcttgtaatccttaaaaaaaaaaaaaaaaagagaatgtgtAAATACATTTATGTACGGTAGGAATAGTGTTCAGTTGTAACAGACCTTAGTGGTCTTCATTTGATAAACCTGCAGTTATGATCTGATGTTTCTCAAGCCTTAGGTTGATCTGAAGGGTCTGTAGCACTGTGTACATATGAACTGTACTTCTGCTTTCAGAACCACTTAGCTTTTTtgtaacaaagaaaaaaatgtttcttacaatgtcaataaaaacaaaagccTTTGTACTTAAGTTCTTAGCTTTCAGCTTCTGAAATATCTCCTTGGGGGAGGCAGCTTTTTTTTCATACATCTGAAAAGCCTGGTTGCAATCAGTGCTTGTATCGCTTCCACTCAGAGCTGCTTACCAGcctctttctgcttcccagcttGTTGCTTCACTCCATTCACAGTTTAAATACAGATGGGAAAACAAAACAGGGTGTTTACCTCCTTGCTAAAAAAAGATGGCTGACGACTGTTGGgtggaaaaacaaaagaaaatgcagtGTCACACCGATGAAGTGTTTGAAGGGAGGAGAGAGACTGACCTGGTTaactgctgctggagcagtcaGCAGTTCAGAGGCCAACGCCAAGCTGTGCTGAACTCTGGGCTGTCCTGTGGGGGCTGTTTTTCCATCCCTTGCTTGCCAAGGGTGTCTCACAATGCCTTGCCCACCCATGAAGAAGcatgggagggagagagggagggaggaaggaaagtTCCCCTGGCTGGGTTAATCTGTAGATGTCCACTCAGGTGGGTTACAGCGTGATCTGCAAAGACAGTTATCTTCAAAGCTGGACATGTTCAATGAATGCTCCTGTTGAGTACAGTTGCTATGGATGATGTCAAGTTAGTGGTGGCAAACGGTATAGAAAATGTTGTAGCACTGCTTGGTCTTAAGGTGTCTGATCTGTTCTAATTTCAAAGCCTTTTCTTTCCATTGCTGGCACCTTGGCAAGACCCAGAGCACTCTGTTAGCTGTCAGTGCTCAGCTTCCGCCTTAGTCCTTCCTCAGCCAAAATAAGTGAGCCATTTCCCAGGTGGTGGGAGATAAGTTTGCATTGTTATTTGCTCAtttaaagttttgttttgttttggtttggttttgtgtgtgtgtgtcctgttTTGTTGCGGTTTGTTGTTCACCATTATTAAGTTTTTGTCATTTGGCACAGGACTTAGGTTTAGGAGGGACAAAGGGCAGAATGGAGAGCTAAAGCCTAAAATGTGCCCAGGTGAGAAGccagtgaggcaggagagccctgggagtGGTGTGGTAGGGGTGAGGCAGACCCTGCAGTTTGAAAGGGAGG
This genomic window from Zonotrichia albicollis isolate bZonAlb1 chromosome 1, bZonAlb1.hap1, whole genome shotgun sequence contains:
- the GLI3 gene encoding transcriptional activator GLI3 isoform X1, translating into MEAQSHSSATTEKKKVENSIVKCSSRTDVSEKAVASSTTSNEDESPGQTYHRERRNAITMQPQGGQGLGKISEEPSTSSEERASLIKKEIHGSISHLPEPSVPYRGTLFTMDPRNGYMDPHYHPPHLFPAFHPPVPIDARHHEGRYHYEPSPIPPLHVPSALSSSPTYSELPFLRISPHRNPAATSESPFSTPHPYINPYMDYIRSLHSSPSLSMISAARGLSPTDAPHAGVSPAEYYHQMALLAGQRSPYADIIPSAATAGAGALHMEYLHAMDSARFPSPRLSARPSRKRTLSISPLSDHSFDLQTMIRTSPNSLVTILNNSRSSSSASGSYGHLSASAISPALSFTYPPTPVSLQQMHQQIISRQQTLGSAFGHSPPLIHPAPTFPTQRPIPGIPSVLNPVQVSSGPSESTQQNKPTSESAVSSTGDPMHNKRSKIKPDEDLPSPGAGSMQEQPEGMTLVKEEGDKDESKQEPEVVYETNCHWEGCSREFDTQEQLVHHINNDHIHGEKKEFVCRWLDCSREQKPFKAQYMLVVHMRRHTGEKPHKCTFEGCTKAYSRLENLKTHLRSHTGEKPYVCEHEGCNKAFSNASDRAKHQNRTHSNEKPYVCKIPGCTKRYTDPSSLRKHVKTVHGPEAHVTKKQRGDIHPRPPPPRDPGSHSQTRSPGHQTQGAVSEQKDLSNTTSKREECLQVKAVKSEKPMTSQPSPGGQSTCSSEQSPISNYSNNGIELSLTGGGSVGDLSVIDETPIMDSTISTATTALGLQARRNMTGTKWMEQVKLERLKQVNGMLPRLNPVPPSKAPTLPPLIGNGTQSNSSCSVGGSMTILPNRNELSSTDITVLNMLNRRDSNTSTISSAYLSSRRSSGISPCFSSRRSSDASQAEGRPQNVSVADSYDPISTDASRRSSEASQCDDLPSLLSLTPAQQYRLKAKYAAATGGPPPTPLPNMERMSLKTRMALLGDCRESGVSPLPPVNVPRRCSDGGANGYSRRHFLSHEALGNGTRRASDPVRMASDNLSGPRVQRFNSLNSFNTPALPPSMEKRNLVLQNYTRSEGGVFRSFSSPCPPSISENVALEAATMEAGSSLNDEDLLPDDVVQYLNSQNQGMYDHLLNNVLDSNKMHHSSVSGNNSSNFDQAPPPSSQQAGPEANKSDLPIQWNEVSSGSSDLSPSKLKCGQRSAVQQARAFRLHNNMMVQQQNLERSNMAQQNGYGNLMENNTSYSLQQNMTLGSGAGNSFSVQSNKPYSESMGRQAMMSGVTNNSCGMAVQGQKLRISNMPVNGNQQNFSHPLASSDQTTSMANGIQDRNMMEQEYLQSQPVGEGVRYQGVSQSGQMMLGQVSPTSQGSLYQGPQSCPLVSHTIGSQPSGLSVAKSYQSCSNYSSNRRQNMLRNNLSQQQRHVGDGNQTYRVNTIKMEMQGQSQQFCSNMQNYSGQLYDQTMGFSHQAMKTGSFFGSEASCLLQGTATENSSELLSPGANQVSSTVDSIDNNSLEGVQIDFDAIIDDGDHVSLISGALSPSIIQNVSRNSSRLTTPQTSLTFPAMPVSTTNMAIGDMSSLLTSLAEESKFLAVMQ
- the GLI3 gene encoding transcriptional activator GLI3 isoform X2; translation: MEAQSHSSATTEKKKVENSIVKCSSRTDVSEKAVASSTTSNEDESPGQTYHRERRNAITMQPQGGQGLGKISEEPSTSSEERASLIKKEIHGSISHLPEPSVPYRGTLFTMDPRNGYMDPHYHPPHLFPAFHPPVPIDARHHEGRYHYEPSPIPPLHVPSALSSSPTYSELPFLRISPHRNPAATSESPFSTPHPYINPYMDYIRSLHSSPSLSMISAARGLSPTDAPHAGVSPAEYYHQMALLAGQRSPYADIIPSAATAGAGALHMEYLHAMDSARFPSPRLSARPSRKRTLSISPLSDHSFDLQTMIRTSPNSLVTILNNSRSSSSASGSYGHLSASAISPALSFTYPPTPVSLQQMHQQIISRQQTLGSAFGHSPPLIHPAPTFPTQRPIPGIPSVLNPVQVSSGPSESTQNKPTSESAVSSTGDPMHNKRSKIKPDEDLPSPGAGSMQEQPEGMTLVKEEGDKDESKQEPEVVYETNCHWEGCSREFDTQEQLVHHINNDHIHGEKKEFVCRWLDCSREQKPFKAQYMLVVHMRRHTGEKPHKCTFEGCTKAYSRLENLKTHLRSHTGEKPYVCEHEGCNKAFSNASDRAKHQNRTHSNEKPYVCKIPGCTKRYTDPSSLRKHVKTVHGPEAHVTKKQRGDIHPRPPPPRDPGSHSQTRSPGHQTQGAVSEQKDLSNTTSKREECLQVKAVKSEKPMTSQPSPGGQSTCSSEQSPISNYSNNGIELSLTGGGSVGDLSVIDETPIMDSTISTATTALGLQARRNMTGTKWMEQVKLERLKQVNGMLPRLNPVPPSKAPTLPPLIGNGTQSNSSCSVGGSMTILPNRNELSSTDITVLNMLNRRDSNTSTISSAYLSSRRSSGISPCFSSRRSSDASQAEGRPQNVSVADSYDPISTDASRRSSEASQCDDLPSLLSLTPAQQYRLKAKYAAATGGPPPTPLPNMERMSLKTRMALLGDCRESGVSPLPPVNVPRRCSDGGANGYSRRHFLSHEALGNGTRRASDPVRMASDNLSGPRVQRFNSLNSFNTPALPPSMEKRNLVLQNYTRSEGGVFRSFSSPCPPSISENVALEAATMEAGSSLNDEDLLPDDVVQYLNSQNQGMYDHLLNNVLDSNKMHHSSVSGNNSSNFDQAPPPSSQQAGPEANKSDLPIQWNEVSSGSSDLSPSKLKCGQRSAVQQARAFRLHNNMMVQQQNLERSNMAQQNGYGNLMENNTSYSLQQNMTLGSGAGNSFSVQSNKPYSESMGRQAMMSGVTNNSCGMAVQGQKLRISNMPVNGNQQNFSHPLASSDQTTSMANGIQDRNMMEQEYLQSQPVGEGVRYQGVSQSGQMMLGQVSPTSQGSLYQGPQSCPLVSHTIGSQPSGLSVAKSYQSCSNYSSNRRQNMLRNNLSQQQRHVGDGNQTYRVNTIKMEMQGQSQQFCSNMQNYSGQLYDQTMGFSHQAMKTGSFFGSEASCLLQGTATENSSELLSPGANQVSSTVDSIDNNSLEGVQIDFDAIIDDGDHVSLISGALSPSIIQNVSRNSSRLTTPQTSLTFPAMPVSTTNMAIGDMSSLLTSLAEESKFLAVMQ